The genome window TACCAACTTTCTTATCATAAACAGCTTTTTCATAAGGCTTAAGATCGGTAACCCCATATCTTTCGCTTTTTGTAATTGCCATTTCATCAAGAATATCTACAAAGTTCTTATATACTGCATCGTCAGTAGGCTTAATAATCACTGTAAACAGATCTTTCTTCTTAGCCTTTGCTTTTGCTTGCTTAATTATCTCTCTAATTCCTTCTCTATCTAAGTTGGTTTCCATCATAGTCTGGTCATTAAGACCTGCTTGGTCTTGCTGATGCCAAAATACTCTGTTATCTTTTCCTAAAAGTAAGGTAATTGAATTTGAAAGATCAATTTCTGTTGGAGGTTGCGGCTGATTTTCTTTTGGTTTAGCCGGCAATCCTAAATCCATTACATTTGGTTTACTAAACGTTGATGTAAACATAAAGAACATCAATAGTAAGAAATTAAGGTCAACCATTGGTGTCATATCGACAGCAGGGTTGTTCTTCTTGGATCGAACTTTACCACCTTTGGCGCTCTTATCCTGTACTTGTACTTGTGCCATTTCTTCTTCTTAATTATTCGTTAGGTTTACCTTCTTGAGACGTAATCAACCAAAATTTAAGAAAATTAATATCTCTTAAACCCTCAAATAAACTTTTCACTTTAGGATAT of Chryseobacterium scophthalmum contains these proteins:
- a CDS encoding ExbD/TolR family protein, which encodes MAQVQVQDKSAKGGKVRSKKNNPAVDMTPMVDLNFLLLMFFMFTSTFSKPNVMDLGLPAKPKENQPQPPTEIDLSNSITLLLGKDNRVFWHQQDQAGLNDQTMMETNLDREGIREIIKQAKAKAKKKDLFTVIIKPTDDAVYKNFVDILDEMAITKSERYGVTDLKPYEKAVYDKKVGN